Genomic DNA from Methanofollis sp. W23:
AGTCAGGACCAGCACGACCAGCACACCCATGAAAAGAAGCGCCGCGGCCACGATCGCCCTGCGCACCTCCGCCATCACGGGGAGATGCGGGCCGCAGGGTAAAAAATGATCCGGCCTCCCCGGGCAGAACCTGACTCTTTGAAGGGCGCGGGTCCTCTCCCCCTCGTTCGTGGAACATCCCTGGAGGAGGGGGCAATCTCCGATCAGCCGTGCGGCCGGGCAGGACGCACCCTCACCAGGATACGCATCGAGGTCATCCCAAAACTCACCTGAGTTCCCCCTCTGCCAGAGATAAAGAAAGATGATAGTATCAAACTCTCCTGTCTTCGTAGCGTGAACATCCATTCATCGCCTCCTTCTATCTTTTCGCCGGGGTCCTGCCACCTGACCTCTATCTTCGTCGCGGGGGTTTCGCAGGGTCTCCCCCCGGCGAAAGAAACCAGGAAAACATTCATTAGTCTCTATGTGGGGCAGCACGTCGGATCATCATGCCTTCCCATAGCCTCCCGCCGGGGGCGCTGCCCCCGGACCCCCGGGAGGAAGATAGGGGAGGGAAGGCACATGTGATGATCAGAAGAGGGGATGACCGTCCCCCCCTCTCTTCTGTAGGGGGACTGTGGGACAGCCAGCCACCCGCCGGAAGATCTGCGCTCTGAATTTCTGGAATGAAAGGTTTTGATCCAGACGAAGATTCATGTCCGGGATACTTTGGGGATATGCTCATCACCAAGAAGAGTACTACGGGCCCTCTGCATGAGCCCATTTCCGTGCATTCGCACCATATATCCGGTAAAATGTTCAAAATGTTCATCACAGCACTTTTTCCAAACATTCTTTGGGAAGACTACATTAGCCCCGAATGGCCGACTATAGATACAGAGCACCATGAACATTGCAGAGATCAGACCTGGACAGGCTGGCGAGGTACAGCGACGGCACTGGAAAGAGTCTCCTTCTCTCTCCAGGGGGGTGAACGCGTGAGGTGACCCCCGCCGAAGGGCAGAGGTAGTCTTCTGTCCAGACCACACAGGTTCCTTGTGCATTTCAGGGAAAGACCTCTACCATACCAATAGCATCCAGACTTCATTCAGGGAGGATGACGTCTGGAATATTACTCCATAAATCGCCAAATTTCATCATCCCTCACCCCCAGATTTCACGCACCTTGTCGGAATGAGAGGAGGGAGGACCGCATTTTTCCACGACCACCCCTGCCGGTCAGGTACATGCACGGCCTCTGGGCTCTGTACAATCAGGCACGACTCTGTGGCTCAGGCATACGCGATTGAACATGATCATGGGTCTCCTGATCGTGCACTGTACCGGCGTTCCCCCTTCAGGACACGACACCACATAGAGCATCATCACATGGCCGCCCCCATCATGATCGTCTATTCTATCTTCTCAGCTTCATCCTGGCCCCGGCGCGTATGATGGAGAATCGCGGAAAAATCACGTTCGCACCCAGAAAGGAGAGGATTTCTACAAAGCCGAAATTATAATAAAACACTGCTCGAACCAGAAGTATTCTACTTATATTCTATAATTATTTTACACTTCAGGTCAACGTTATCAGGATTATTGTGAATGAAAAGGCACTCTGGAGTTCGCGTCTTGCATTCATCCTCGCCGCCATCGGAGCGGCGATCGGGATCGGGAATGTCTGGCGCTTCCCGTACATGGCCTATTCGAATGGCGGTGGTGCCTTTCTCATTCCCTACACCGTCGCCCTTGTAACTGCCGGGATCCCGCTCCTGATCATGGAATTCGGGCTCGGGTATAAGGCGAAGGCCGGGGCCCCCCTCTCCTTTCGCACACTGCTCGGCGAACGCCGGGAGTGGATCGGGTGGATGGCGGTGCTGATCGGATTCCTGACGATGGCCTATTACTGCACCATCCTGGCATGGGCCGCGAACTACACTGTCTTCTCGACCACGCTTGCGTATGCAGGGGATACCGAGGCCTTCTTCTTCGGCGAATTCCTTGGTCTCTCAGAGAGCATCGGCTTTTTTGATACTATCAACTGGCTCATCGTCTCGGGGGCGGCCGTCGCCTGGCTCTGGGTCTATGTCGCCGTGATCAGGGGGGTCAGGTCGGTGGAGAAGATGGCCTATGTCACCGTCGTCCTGCCATGGCTCCTCATCCTCCTCTTTGTGGTGAGGGGGATCACCCTGCCGGGGGCGATGGACGGGATCGCCTACTATCTCACTCCCGACTTCTCGGTCCTCCTCGACCCCCAGGTCTGGCTTGCGGCGTACGGCCAGATCTTTTTCACCCTCTCGCTCGGATGGGGTGTGATGATCGCGTATGCAAGTTACCTGCCTGAAAAAAGCGATATCGGGAAGAATGCGGTGATCATCGCCCTCGCCAACAGTGTCACCTCCATCGTCGCCGGGCTTGCGGTCTTCTCCACCCTCGGATATATGGCGCACCAGGCAGGGGTGCCGGTCACTGAGGTGGTGCGGGGTGGGATCGAACTGGCATTTGTCACCTATCCGGCGGCGATCCAGATGTTGCCCTTCGGCGCCCCGATCTTTGGGGTGCTCTTCTTCTTCATGCTCCTCGCGCTCGGGATCGCCTCGGCCTTTGCGACGATCGAAGCGGTGAACCGCGCCGTCATCGACCAGACCGGCCTCCCGCGCCGCCTTGTCGTCCCTGCGGTATGTATCTCCGGCTTCCTCCTCGGGCTCTTTTTTACCACCAGTTCAGGATACCAGTGGCTGGATATCGCCGACCATTACCTCTCCTTCTTCGCTCTCGTCCTGGTCGGAGCCCTGGAGGCGGTGGCGGTCGGCCATCTCTATGGCGCCGACCTGATGCGCCGGTTCATCAATGCGCACTCCGAGATCGTCATCGGGCGCTGGTGGGACCTCTGTATCAGGTACGTCGCCCCGGCCCTCCTCTTTGCGGCCCTCGGCTTCAGCATTTTGCAGGGACTTGCCGAGCCATATGGGGGGTATCCTCTCTGGGCCAATGCCTGTGGCTGGGCCCTGGTCCTCTTTATCCCGCTCGGTGCGGTGGCGATCGCACGAGGGGTGCAGAAGAAGGATCGATGGGGATGAGTTCTTATATGTGAATCCAGGGTTCATGCTCGATTTTACACCGCTGTTTACCACGAAAAACATGTCATGCGGTATGCTTGAGGCGTGTTTTCCCGTCATCTCTGACTCTCTTGAACTGATGTATTTTATTTCAAGGAGTGGATCCGGTCACGTCTTCTCCTCTCATCCACCGCACCCCGAGATAACAGAACGGGGTGTCCACGGCCGCCACCACGACCTTCACCAGCCAGTACGGGATGGTGATGGAGACGACAAAGCCGAGGGTGTACTCGGGCGCCGCCCCGTAGAAGGCGATGAACATGAAGGCGAAGGAGTCGATGAACTGGCTGCCCATCGTCGAGAGGTTGTTCCTGAGCCAGAGGTGTTTGCCGTGCGTCTTCTCCTTCCAGAAATGGAAGGCCCAGATGTCGTGGGTCTGGCTGGCGGCAAAGCAGATGATGCTTGCGATGAGGATCCGCGTCGACATCCCGAAGATATCGGTGTATGCCTCATTGTACGGGAACCGGTCGGCCGGTGGGAGGGCCACAGAGAGGGCCGTGAGGAGGAGGACGAAGATGAGGGAGGCCACGCCGGCGAGGACGAGGTCGGTGGTCTTCTTCTTCCCGAAGACTTCGGCGACGATATCGGTGACCAGGAAGGTGACCGGGTACGAGAAGATCGCCACTGAGACGACGATCCCGCCGATGACGGCGACTTTGTTCCCGACGAGATTGGCGGCGACGAGTGCTGCGATGTACAGCCCTGCGAGGAGGGCGAATTTCCGTTCCATTGACCACGCCATGATATCAGGACCTGCTGAAGAGAGAATGTTGGTCCTGGAGTGACAAAGAGGTGACCCGGACGGGCGAGATATTCTTGACTGATGGGTTCTGTAGAATCGGGCATGAACCTCTGGCTCAAGCATACGGGATGAAAATATTTCGTCGCTTGATTGCTCTTTTTCAAGAGAGGAGAATCGGTGGGGATCGTGTTCCATCGCCGCCCCTCGGGTATCTTCGTCGTGGGGGTCCGGGGGGTTTCCCCCTGGTGCGAGATGGTGGGAAAGATTCTGCAATTAAGGGCGGCACATCTGATCGTCACGCCTTCCCACATCCTTGCGCCGGGGGCCCCGCCCCCGGATCCCCGGGATTGCGATTGGGTCAGGGAGGCAGAGGCCTGATCATTCGGAAGATGTATCCAAAATCTTCGTATCGGTCCAGAAGGTGTTTGGAGGTCTCAAACCATTACGGAAATCCGGAAAGGCGATCTTCTGGATCATTTTCATGGTAATCAGGGATGAACATGGGGTTCAAGGATATGGGATGAAAATTTCATAGTGCAGGTCTCCGGCATGTGAGATGGTCCTTGATCCTTCTCCTCGTGATAGGGGAAAGGCCATATATCTCTTGACCTGCCGCCCCTCGGCCATCTTCGTCTGTGGGGGTTCGGGGGCACGGCCCCCGGCGCGAGACGGCAGGGAAGTTTCTGCAATAGAGGGCGGCTTCTGATCTCGTGTCTTTCTTTCTCTTTCTGATCGCACGCCTTCCTCCATAAATCGCGCCGGGGGTTGCGACCCCCGGACCCCCACGTCAGGATTGGGATGGGAAGGCAGAAGGCCTGATGATCTTCAGGATCATTTTCATGGTAAACCATTCTCTTTTCATCGCTTCAACCCCTGTGAACCGAATCCATCGCCTTCCCTCATGCTCACGCCGGGGGGTAGCACCCCTGACCCCCCGGGATTGCGATTGGGACGGGAAGGCGGAGAGATAACCATGAAGAGGGGGTTGCAATCCGTCACCTATCTTCGCGCGGGGGGTTTCGGGGGGCGGCCAGCCTCCCGGCGAAGAGAACCATCAAGATGATTTCTACAAAGCCAACTGATGATAAAAATGGGGAGATGCGCCTCTCACCGCAGGTCCATCCGCGCGAACTTCACCCATGCGAGCCCGAAGAAAAACGCGGGCATGACGAGCATGGCGAT
This window encodes:
- a CDS encoding sodium-dependent transporter, which encodes MNEKALWSSRLAFILAAIGAAIGIGNVWRFPYMAYSNGGGAFLIPYTVALVTAGIPLLIMEFGLGYKAKAGAPLSFRTLLGERREWIGWMAVLIGFLTMAYYCTILAWAANYTVFSTTLAYAGDTEAFFFGEFLGLSESIGFFDTINWLIVSGAAVAWLWVYVAVIRGVRSVEKMAYVTVVLPWLLILLFVVRGITLPGAMDGIAYYLTPDFSVLLDPQVWLAAYGQIFFTLSLGWGVMIAYASYLPEKSDIGKNAVIIALANSVTSIVAGLAVFSTLGYMAHQAGVPVTEVVRGGIELAFVTYPAAIQMLPFGAPIFGVLFFFMLLALGIASAFATIEAVNRAVIDQTGLPRRLVVPAVCISGFLLGLFFTTSSGYQWLDIADHYLSFFALVLVGALEAVAVGHLYGADLMRRFINAHSEIVIGRWWDLCIRYVAPALLFAALGFSILQGLAEPYGGYPLWANACGWALVLFIPLGAVAIARGVQKKDRWG
- a CDS encoding queuosine precursor transporter; this encodes MERKFALLAGLYIAALVAANLVGNKVAVIGGIVVSVAIFSYPVTFLVTDIVAEVFGKKKTTDLVLAGVASLIFVLLLTALSVALPPADRFPYNEAYTDIFGMSTRILIASIICFAASQTHDIWAFHFWKEKTHGKHLWLRNNLSTMGSQFIDSFAFMFIAFYGAAPEYTLGFVVSITIPYWLVKVVVAAVDTPFCYLGVRWMRGEDVTGSTP